GACCGTGCCGCCGGAGTGGTGCATGGCCGGCGCCATGTAGGCCAGCTTCACGAAGTTCCGGAAGTCTTCGATCGTCGCATAGCGCCGCCCGCCTTCCAGGTCGCGCACGAAGGGCGGACCGTAGACCGGGGCGAAGACCGTGGTGTTGCCGCCGACGACCACCGAGCGTTCGGGGTTGCGGGCGTGCTGGGTAAACTGCGCCGGAATGGTCTCGCAGAGCTTACGGCAGAGGCCGCGCGGGAAGCGCACCCGCTCGCCTTCGACCTCGGCCCCGGCCTGCTTCCACAGCTCCAGCGCCTCGGGGTCCTCACGGAACTCGATGCCGATCTCCTCCAGCACCGTCTCGGCATTGCGCTCGATCAGCGCCAGCCCCTCCTCGGAGAGCAGCTCGTAGGGTGGGACCTGGCGCTCGATGTAGCGGTTCTTCACCGCCGTACCGCCGCTGCGCAGGGCGCGGCGGGCACCCGCGCCGCCGCTGCCGCGCCGCCCGCGACGCGCCTCCGCTCCGCCACCGGCTTCCGCTGTATTGGGCATGTCCTCGTCCCACCATCAAGGCATAGAAAATCGATGGCGAATTATCCGGCTCGGCCCGGCCGCGGCGCTGTCGCAACGGCGACGGCGACCGGTGAATTTGCGGCGCGTCCGCCGGTCCGGCCGCGTCGCCGGCAAGCGAGGATTTGGGGGGCCTGGCCGTGCCGCGCCGAGGGTTCCGCCGAGGCGTCTGCCGGGTGTCGGAGATTCGACAAATGCAGTCGCCGGGGCTGGGAGCGCCGAACGCCGCTTCGGGAAAGAATAGGCGCCTTGCCGGGGCGGCCGAGCCGCCCCGGCTGTAGCTTGTGAGTGGGGAGGCCCTGCCACCCCGAAGGGGCGTGTTCAACCCAGCCGAGCGAGGCCAGCCCCGCGGTCCGCTAGACTTTCGGCAAGGGTCCTTAAACGGAGACGATAGGTATGGCGCAGTTTCACAAAAGCGCGAGCGTCGTGATCATCGGACAGGGCGGCATCGTCGGGGCCTCCGTTGCCCATCACCTGATCGAGCGGGGCTGGGACAACATCATCGGGGTCGACAAGTCGGGCATCCCGACCGACATCGGCTCGACCGGTCATGCCTCGGACTTCTGCTTCAACACGATGCACGACCAGATCACGATCTTCACGACCAAGTACAGCATCGACTTCTTCGAGAAGCGCGGCCGCTACGCGCGCATCGGCGGCATCGAGGTCGCCCGCAAGGGCGACGACGAGCGGATGCGCGAACTGGAACGCCGGGTCAGCTCCGGCCGCGCCTTCGGCAACCGGGTCGAGATGATCACGGCGCAGAAGGTGAAGGAACTGATGCCGCTGGTGGAAGAAGACATGATCCAGGGCGGACTGTGGGATCCGGACGCGGGCCTGGTGATCCCGCGCTCCCAGGTCGTCGCCGGGGAGATGATCCGCGATGCCGAGGAGACCGGCAAGCTGGAGACCATCGCCAACAATCCCTGCACCGGCCTGGATATCGAGAACGGCCGCATCAAGGGTGTCCATACCAAGCGCGGCTACATCGAGACGCCCTGCGTCGTCGTCTGCGCCGGCCTCTGGGGCCGCCTCATCGCCGAAATGGCGGGCGAGGACCTGCCGGTCATGCCGGTCGACCATCCGCTGACCTTCTTCGGGCCCTTCAACGAGTTCGAAGGCACGGGCAAGGAAATCGGCTATCCGCTGCTGCGGGACCAGGGCAACTCCGCCTATCTGCGCGACACCGGCGACCCCAAGTCGACCGAGGGCGGCCAGATCGAATGGGGTTACTACGAAGAGAAGGAGCCCCGCCTCTGCCATCCGCGCGACCTGCTGGAGAAGGAGGAGGCCCGCCTCTCCCCCTCCCAGCGCGATCTCGACATGGAGCAGGTCATCGAGCCGATGGAGCGCGCCATGGAGCTGACCCCGATCCTCGGGGAGCTCGGCTACAACGAGAAGCACTCCTTCAACGGGCTGCTGCAGGTGACCGCCGACGGCGGGCCCTCCATCGGCGAGTCGCCGGACGTGCGCGGCCTTTGGTATGGCGTCTCCGTCTGGATCAAGGACGGCCCGGGCACGGGCAAACTGATCGCCGACTGGATGACCGACGGACGGACCGGGATCGATCACCACGCCATCGACTACGCGCGCTACTATCCGATCCAGAAGTCGGAGAAGTTCATCTACGACCGCTGCTACGAGACGGCGTTCAAGATCTACAACCCGCCGGTCCACAACCGCGAGCCCTACTCCAAGGGCCGGAACCTGCGCTGCGCCCCCTTCTATCTGCGTGAGAAGGAGCTGGGCGGCTATTTCATGGAAATCGCCGGCTGGGAGCGCGCGCACGGCTACGCCGCCAACGAGGAAACCCTGCTGGCCAAGTACGCAGATCGCGTGCCGGAGCGGCTGAACGAGTGGGACAACCGCCACTTCTGGCGCGTCTCCAACGCCGAGCACCTGGAGCTTTCCGAGAACGTCGGCATGGTCAACCTGTCGCACTTCGCGATCTACGACGTCTCGGGCCGCGACGCGGAACGGCTGATGGAATACGTCTCCTCCTCCAAGGTCGCGGGCGACACGCCGCTCGGCAAGGGCGTCTACACCAACTTCCTCGACTCCACCGGCGGCGTGCAGGCGGACCTGACGGTCCTGCGCCTGGCCGAGGACCGCTTCCGCGTCATCGACGGCGGCGACGCCGGCAACCGGGATGCCACTTATCTGCGCCGCATGAGCCAGGACAAGGAGTGGTCGGTCTTCGTCGAGGACCGCACCGATCACTACGGCTGCATCGGCGTCTGGGGCCCGAACGCGCGCACGAACCTGAAGAAGCTGGCCGACGACCCGGCCGCCCTCGACCCGGAGAACTTCCCCTTCGCGGCCAGCAAGGACTTTACCCTGCGCGGCATTCCGGTGAAGGGCTTCCGCATCTCCTATGTCGGCGAGCAGGGCTGGGAGCTTCACTTCCCGCTCAGCTACGGCCTGGCGCTCTACGACATGTTCCTGGAGATCGGCATTCCCCCGGTCGGTGTCGAGACCTACGCCAACAGCCGCCGCCTGGAAAAGAGCCTGCGCCTGCAGAACGCGGACCTGCTGACCGACTACAACCTGCTCGAGGCGGGTCTCGCCCGCCCGAAGGTCAAGGCCGCCGACTTCCACGGCAAGGCCGCCTACCTGGAGCAGCGCGAGCGCCCGCATCAGCCGGCGACACTCTGCACGCTGACCGTGACGGACAATACCGACAAGGACGGCGTGGCGCGCTTTCCAATGGGCAACTGCCCCATCGTCGATCCCAAGACCAACGAGGTGCTGATCGACTCGCTGGGCCGCCGTTCCTTCACCACCAGCCTGGCCTACGGCCCGTCGGTCGGGAAGAACATCGCCCTCGGCTACCTACCGCAGGACTGGTGCGAGGAGGGCCGCAAGCTGGAGATCGAGTACTTCAATCAGAAGTTCCCGGTCGAGGTCGCCGCCGTCGGCATGAAGGCGCTCTACGATCCTGCCAATGAGCGGATGAAGTCGTAACGGCAGTCACCCCCTCCCCATCCCTCCCCCATCAAGGGGGAGGGGGATTTGAAGCGGCTTTCGCCAAGGCTATCCCCTCCCCCCTTGCGGGGGAGGGTTAGGGTGGGGGGGCTTCTTGCCCTCCCCGCGCCCAGGACCTATCGTTCACTCGCACTGAGGACCAATTTCCGCCTATGCCCGACCGCCTGACCGACCTGCTCGAAACCCGCCCCTGGCTGCTGGCCGACGGGGCCACCGGGACCAATTTCTTCGCCATGGGCCTGCAGCACGGCGACGCGCCGGAGCTGTGGAACCTGGAGCGCCCGGACGACGTGGTGAAGCACTACCGCAGCTTCATCGATGCGGGCTCGGACATCGTCCTGACCAACACCTTCGGCGGCACCGCCAACCGGCTGAAACTGCACAAGGCCGAGGACAAGGTCTTCGGGATCAACAAGGCCGCCGCCGAGCTCGCCCACCGCGCCGCGAAGGAAGCCGGGCGCGACGACATCATCGTCGCCGGCTCCATGGGGCCGACCGGCGACCTCTTCGAGCCGCTGGGCCCGCTGACCATCGAGGCCGGCGCCAAGGCCTTCGAAGAGCAGGCCAAGGGCCTGGCCGCCGGTGGCGCCGACGTGGCCTGGATCGAGACCATGTCTTCCGTCGACGAGGTGAAGGCCGCCGTCCAGGGCGCCACCGCCGCCGGGCTGCCCTACGTCGTCACCCTCTCCTTCGACACCAACGGGCGCACCATGATGGGCGTGACGCCGGCGCAGCTCGCCCAGCTCGCCCATGAGCTTGAGCCGCGCCCCCTCGCCTTCGGCGGCAACTGCGGCACCGGCGCCTCGGAGCTCATGGCCGCGCTGCTGAACCTGGAGAGCGCCAAGGAGGAGGGCGACGTGCTGGTCGCCAAGAGTAACTGCGGCATCCCGCAGTACGTCGACGGCGAGATCGAGTACTCCGG
The sequence above is drawn from the Pelagibius sp. CAU 1746 genome and encodes:
- a CDS encoding FAD-dependent oxidoreductase → MAQFHKSASVVIIGQGGIVGASVAHHLIERGWDNIIGVDKSGIPTDIGSTGHASDFCFNTMHDQITIFTTKYSIDFFEKRGRYARIGGIEVARKGDDERMRELERRVSSGRAFGNRVEMITAQKVKELMPLVEEDMIQGGLWDPDAGLVIPRSQVVAGEMIRDAEETGKLETIANNPCTGLDIENGRIKGVHTKRGYIETPCVVVCAGLWGRLIAEMAGEDLPVMPVDHPLTFFGPFNEFEGTGKEIGYPLLRDQGNSAYLRDTGDPKSTEGGQIEWGYYEEKEPRLCHPRDLLEKEEARLSPSQRDLDMEQVIEPMERAMELTPILGELGYNEKHSFNGLLQVTADGGPSIGESPDVRGLWYGVSVWIKDGPGTGKLIADWMTDGRTGIDHHAIDYARYYPIQKSEKFIYDRCYETAFKIYNPPVHNREPYSKGRNLRCAPFYLREKELGGYFMEIAGWERAHGYAANEETLLAKYADRVPERLNEWDNRHFWRVSNAEHLELSENVGMVNLSHFAIYDVSGRDAERLMEYVSSSKVAGDTPLGKGVYTNFLDSTGGVQADLTVLRLAEDRFRVIDGGDAGNRDATYLRRMSQDKEWSVFVEDRTDHYGCIGVWGPNARTNLKKLADDPAALDPENFPFAASKDFTLRGIPVKGFRISYVGEQGWELHFPLSYGLALYDMFLEIGIPPVGVETYANSRRLEKSLRLQNADLLTDYNLLEAGLARPKVKAADFHGKAAYLEQRERPHQPATLCTLTVTDNTDKDGVARFPMGNCPIVDPKTNEVLIDSLGRRSFTTSLAYGPSVGKNIALGYLPQDWCEEGRKLEIEYFNQKFPVEVAAVGMKALYDPANERMKS
- the bmt gene encoding betaine--homocysteine S-methyltransferase is translated as MPDRLTDLLETRPWLLADGATGTNFFAMGLQHGDAPELWNLERPDDVVKHYRSFIDAGSDIVLTNTFGGTANRLKLHKAEDKVFGINKAAAELAHRAAKEAGRDDIIVAGSMGPTGDLFEPLGPLTIEAGAKAFEEQAKGLAAGGADVAWIETMSSVDEVKAAVQGATAAGLPYVVTLSFDTNGRTMMGVTPAQLAQLAHELEPRPLAFGGNCGTGASELMAALLNLESAKEEGDVLVAKSNCGIPQYVDGEIEYSGTPELMADYARLALDAGVRIIGGCCGTSPTHIKAMRAALEAHEKGDAPTMEQVVVKLGEISKGAEQQQAGPLGDLPAAPEGRRGRREGRRRRAES